Proteins from a genomic interval of Paenibacillus lentus:
- a CDS encoding 1,4-dihydroxy-6-naphthoate synthase has translation MDEDIDLFTKIFLDTDAEKGAVIEIVSKNVYGTISGSNVSTEQADIYIFNNGDFDEDRRNLGNDEFLYYKYCLEIEPAENVENNAFVVEVSNLLIKLWDAGYKAIASCDFEELLPRKGGYNFEERQ, from the coding sequence TTGGATGAAGACATTGATTTATTTACAAAAATATTTTTAGATACTGATGCTGAAAAAGGTGCGGTTATAGAAATAGTATCTAAAAATGTATACGGAACTATTAGTGGCTCGAACGTTTCTACAGAACAAGCAGATATTTATATTTTCAATAATGGTGATTTCGACGAAGATAGAAGGAATCTAGGGAATGATGAATTTCTATATTACAAGTATTGTCTAGAAATTGAGCCTGCTGAAAATGTAGAGAATAATGCTTTCGTTGTAGAAGTATCTAATTTATTGATAAAGTTATGGGATGCTGGTTATAAGGCGATAGCTTCTTGTGACTTTGAAGAGTTGCTTCCAAGAAAAGGAGGCTATAATTTCGAGGAAAGGCAATGA
- a CDS encoding nucleotidyltransferase domain-containing protein codes for MDTQRLTLEVQAELNWSDELTKDVAQRIVEKQDYNLIVKEMKRKYGVDVLGGVAIIYTCYNAERDGVTLNELFTGYTHNSSEVPYIRGGGFNVRVPNLNRKKPEFKTITQAELDKFVKSVKDRRPKNDPRNTTVDKPKETPEPPNPSSSARGTGQALKVPQGLTQAQFDKVSSMIREKVGHISDDIVVQGSRAKGTAKPTSDIDIAIRVPSEKFDELIQSSFSKVKPPNPGSAKEKTMLHAIETGKIQSGEAKLSKFREQLQQELGMDVDISIIKIGGPFDNPPFTPLK; via the coding sequence GTGGACACTCAGCGATTAACCTTAGAAGTACAAGCAGAGCTGAATTGGTCCGATGAATTAACTAAGGATGTGGCGCAGCGAATTGTAGAGAAACAGGACTATAACTTGATTGTAAAAGAAATGAAACGGAAGTATGGGGTAGATGTACTCGGTGGTGTAGCTATTATTTACACGTGCTACAATGCTGAAAGAGACGGTGTTACTTTAAATGAACTCTTTACGGGCTACACCCATAATTCTAGTGAAGTTCCGTATATAAGAGGTGGTGGGTTCAATGTCAGGGTACCTAACCTAAACCGTAAGAAGCCTGAGTTTAAGACCATAACTCAAGCGGAGTTAGATAAGTTCGTCAAGTCTGTTAAAGATAGACGTCCTAAGAATGATCCTAGGAATACAACAGTGGATAAACCTAAGGAGACGCCAGAACCGCCGAATCCGAGTAGTTCTGCTAGGGGGACGGGACAAGCTCTTAAAGTACCTCAAGGACTTACACAGGCACAATTTGATAAAGTATCATCAATGATACGAGAAAAAGTAGGGCATATAAGTGATGACATAGTTGTTCAAGGTAGTCGGGCAAAAGGAACAGCAAAACCAACTTCTGATATTGATATAGCTATTAGAGTTCCATCCGAGAAATTTGATGAATTAATACAAAGCTCTTTTAGTAAGGTTAAGCCGCCTAATCCAGGGTCTGCTAAGGAGAAAACAATGCTTCATGCTATTGAGACTGGAAAAATTCAATCAGGAGAAGCAAAGTTGAGTAAGTTTAGGGAACAACTTCAACAAGAGTTAGGTATGGATGTAGATATATCGATTATTAAAATTGGCGGACCCTTCGACAATCCACCGTTTACGCCACTTAAATAA